A stretch of the Chelonoidis abingdonii isolate Lonesome George chromosome 11, CheloAbing_2.0, whole genome shotgun sequence genome encodes the following:
- the PLEKHJ1 gene encoding pleckstrin homology domain-containing family J member 1 has translation MLFSYAVLKKRLVKLVVNFLFYFRTDEAEPIGALLLEHCKITKEEENVFSISFIEEPDRKYSFECDTEEQCQEWIEALRRASYEFMRRSLIFYRNEIQKMTGKDPLEQYGISEEARFQLGTRKL, from the exons ATGCTCTTTTCTTATGCAGTGCTGAAGAAACGACTCGTGAAGCTTGTGGTCAACTTTCTCTTCTACTTCCGAACAGATGAAGCAGAG CCAATTGGAGCTTTGCTGTTGGAACATTGTAAAATCACCAAAGAAGAGGAGAATGTCTTTTCAATCA GTTTCATTGAGGAGCCGGACAGGAAATACTCCTTTGAATGTGACACCGAGGAGCAATGTCAGGAGTGGATTGAGGCTCTCCGAAGAGCCAG CTACGAGTTCATGAGAAGAAGTTTGATCTTCTATCGGAATGAGATTCAGAAGATGACAGGGAAG GACCCCCTGGAGCAGTACGGAATCTCCGAGGAAGCCCGATTCCAGCTGGGAACACGCAAGCTCTAA